In Amaranthus tricolor cultivar Red isolate AtriRed21 chromosome 5, ASM2621246v1, whole genome shotgun sequence, a genomic segment contains:
- the LOC130813309 gene encoding beta-amyrin 28-monooxygenase-like, with protein MELFFLCGVIVFVFLCLASLLLIYNHNSSRGYSLPPGKMGWPVVGESLEFLSTGWKGYPEKFIFDRLNKYKPSLVFKTSIFGEKVAIMCGATSNKFLYSNENKLVQAWWPKSVDKIFPSSTQTSSKEEAKKMRKLLPNFLKPEALQRYIPIMDTIAIRHMESGWEGQDKVEVFPLAKRYTFWLACRLFLSIEDPVHVAKFADPFNDIAAGIIAMPIDLPGTPFNKGIKASNIVRKELRAIIKQRRLDLADGKASPTQDILSHMLLTPTEDGRFMNEADIADKILGLLIGGHDTASAACTFVVKFLAELPHVYEGVYKEQMEIAKAKAPGELLNWEDIQKMKYSWNVACEVMRLAPPLQGGFREAITDFMYSGFQIPKGWKLYWSANSTHRNPECFPEPEKFEPSRFEGNGPAPYTYVPFGGGPRMCPGKEYARLEILVFMHNVVKRFKWEKVLPEEKVIVNPMPIPEHGLPVRLSPHPQPVVA; from the exons ATGGAGCTCTTCTTCCTTTGTGGTGTCATTGTATTTGTCTTCCTATGTCTAGCATCCCTCCTCCTCATCTACAACCACAACTCGAGTCGGGGGTATTCGCTACCCCCGGGAAAAATGGGGTGGCCGGTGGTGGGCGAGTCGTTGGAGTTTTTGTCGACCGGGTGGAAGGGTTACCCGGAGAAGTTCATTTTTGATAGGCTTAACAAGTATAAACCAAGTCTAGTGTTTAAGACATCTATATTTGGAGAAAAGGTTGCAATTATGTGTGGTGCTACGTCTAACAAATTTTTATACTCCAATGAGAACAAATTAGTACAAGCTTGGTGGCCTAAATCAGTTGATAAAATCTTCCCTTCTTCTACACAAACTTCTTCTAAAGAAGAAGCTAAGAAAATGAGGAAACTCCTTCCTAACTTCCTCAAGCCTGAGGCTTTACAAAG ATACATACCCATCATGGACACAATTGCCATTCGACACATGGAATCCGGGTGGGAAGGTCAGGACAAGGTAGAAGTCTTCCCATTAGCAAAACGATACACATTCTGGCTCGCATGCCGACTCTTCCTAAGCATTGAAGACCCTGTCCATGTAGCCAAATTCGCAGATCCATTCAATGACATTGCAGCAGGGATCATCGCAATGCCAATTGATCTTCCAGGGACACCCTTTAACAAAGGAATCAAGGCTTCTAATATTGTTAGGAAAGAATTAAGAGCCATTATCAAGCAGAGGAGGTTAGATTTAGCAGATGGCAAGGCTTCTCCAACACAAGATATACTGTCTCATATGTTGTTAACTCCTACTGAAGATGGGAGGTTTATGAATGAGGCTGATATTGCTGATAAAATCTTGGGTCTTCTTATTGGTGGTCATGATACTGCTAGTGCTGCTTGTACCTTTGTTGTTAAGTTTCTTGCTGAGCTTCCTCATGTTTATGAAGGTGTCTATAAAG AGCAAATGGAGATAGCAAAAGCAAAGGCACCAGGAGAACTTCTAAATTGGGAGGACATACAAAAGATGAAATACTCATGGAATGTGGCTTGTGAAGTGATGCGTTTAGCCCCTCCACTTCAAGGTGGTTTTAGAGAAGCCATTACTGACTTCATGTATAGTGGATTCCAAATTCCCAAAGGATGGAAG CTATATTGGAGTGCAAATTCAACACATAGGAACCCAGAATGCTTCCCAGAACCAGAAAAATTCGAGCCATCGAGATTCGAAGGGAACGGGCCAGCACCATACACATATGTTCCCTTCGGAGGAGGACCAAGAATGTGTCCAGGCAAAGAATACGCCAGGTTAGAGATATTAGTGTTCATGCACAATGTTGTTAAGAGATTTAAATGGGAAAAAGTTCTTCCTGAAGAGAAAGTTATCGTTAATCCCATGCCTATTCCTGAGCATGGTCTTCCGGTTCGCCTTTCTCCTCATCCACAACCTGTAGTTGCTTAA